The stretch of DNA CGGCCCAGCTCTTGGCATTTGTCATGTCTGACCTCCGTTCGCTCTCAGCAAATTCGAGGCAGCGGCTCTCCTGAAATTCTGGTGACGACGCGCTCGCCTCCGACTGAGGATTGCATCACGACCCTCCTGCGTTGGTCCTTCGCGATCTCGCCGATATCCGCCGCGTCAGCTCCCAGGGGATGAGCTCGCATCACCCCGAGCACCCTTTCGGCATGAGCCTCGGGCACGATCGCCATTAGCTTGCCTTCGTTCGCGATATATACCGGATCGAGGCCGAGCATCTCGCTCGCGGCTCGCACCTCGGTTTTCAGTGGGATGTCCCTCTCGAAGAGCCGGACGCCCACGTCCGAAGCGGCGGCGAGCTCGTGAAGCGCGCTCGATAACCCGCCCCGGGTGAGGTCGCGCATGCACCGGATCTGCGGACAGGTGTCGAGCATCGCCCTCGTCAGTGTGTGGAGCGGTGCGCTATCGCTTTTGATGGTGGTCTCGAACGCGAGTCCCTCCCGCACCGAAAGGATCGCGATGCCGTGATCGCCTAGGGTTCCTGACACGAGAATCCGATCGCCGGGTTGGGCCGATGCGATCGAAAGAACGCTCCCGGGCGCGATCCGTCCG from Vicinamibacteria bacterium encodes:
- the hypE gene encoding hydrogenase expression/formation protein HypE; this translates as MSDTTLGSCPIPFSRYGHITLGHGSGGELMADLISGLFVPAFANETLAALEDQASLAWNGSRLAFTTDSYVVRPLFFPGGDIGSLAVNGTINDLSVGGATPIALSAAFILEEGLEVALLERIVRSMARACSDAGVELVTGDTKVVERGKGDQVFINTSGIGRIAPGSVLSIASAQPGDRILVSGTLGDHGIAILSVREGLAFETTIKSDSAPLHTLTRAMLDTCPQIRCMRDLTRGGLSSALHELAAASDVGVRLFERDIPLKTEVRAASEMLGLDPVYIANEGKLMAIVPEAHAERVLGVMRAHPLGADAADIGEIAKDQRRRVVMQSSVGGERVVTRISGEPLPRIC